In Elusimicrobiota bacterium, a genomic segment contains:
- the hemC gene encoding hydroxymethylbilane synthase, with protein MASNINPAQRIKVGTRGSRLALTQTRLYCERLSDQNPSLEFEIVEIQTSGDRFQERPTEDVLRMAGKGIFVKEIEEALLRGDVDFAVHSLKDMPGDLPDGLLLCGYQPRGDPRDALVTFGRKDIADLPNGARVGSSSLRRRFQLIGLMKALGKTVEVLPVRGNLDTRVTKALKGELDAVIVSAAGLRRLGLIEHAVKLFDPSLEMIPPCGQGILTAEISAARADLFEILSTVEDHPTRLSGELERRVLKAMGGGCLDALGIYARPRAEEPGAMELHLYRHSGQPGEEDLLRTSLVVRAQDTESLFEKLTPRQ; from the coding sequence TTGGCCTCAAACATCAACCCGGCTCAACGCATTAAAGTGGGAACGCGCGGTTCCCGCCTTGCACTGACGCAAACCCGGCTCTATTGCGAGCGCTTAAGCGATCAAAATCCGTCGCTTGAGTTCGAGATTGTTGAAATCCAGACTTCCGGCGATCGTTTTCAAGAGCGTCCGACTGAAGACGTGCTGCGCATGGCCGGCAAAGGTATTTTCGTCAAAGAAATCGAGGAGGCGTTGTTGCGCGGGGACGTTGATTTTGCGGTGCACTCGTTAAAGGATATGCCCGGAGATCTCCCCGATGGGCTGCTGCTGTGCGGTTACCAGCCCCGCGGCGATCCGAGAGACGCCCTGGTCACGTTCGGACGCAAGGACATCGCGGATTTGCCCAACGGCGCCCGGGTGGGTTCTTCTTCCTTGCGCCGCCGGTTCCAGTTGATCGGCCTGATGAAGGCGCTGGGTAAAACGGTTGAGGTTCTGCCTGTGCGCGGCAATCTCGATACCAGGGTGACAAAGGCGTTAAAGGGAGAATTGGACGCGGTGATCGTCAGCGCCGCGGGATTGAGGCGTTTAGGTTTGATTGAACATGCGGTCAAACTTTTTGATCCCAGCCTTGAAATGATCCCTCCCTGCGGCCAAGGGATTTTAACGGCTGAAATCAGCGCGGCCCGGGCGGATTTGTTCGAGATTCTATCCACCGTTGAAGATCATCCGACCCGGCTCTCCGGCGAGCTTGAGCGCCGGGTGTTAAAAGCCATGGGCGGGGGTTGTCTGGACGCGCTGGGGATTTACGCGCGGCCGCGCGCCGAAGAGCCCGGCGCCATGGAACTTCACCTTTATCGTCATAGCGGGCAACCGGGCGAAGAGGATCTATTGCGCACCAGCCTGGTCGTTCGCGCCCAGGATACCGAGAGTCTTTTCGAGAAACTGACGCCCCGGCAATAG
- the nadB gene encoding L-aspartate oxidase: protein MPNKNSAAEPIVTDILVAGSGIAGLSFALKAADYAHVLVVTKKELVEANTNYAQGGLAAALDAADSAERHVQDTIKCGDGLCEEPVARQIVAEAPRFVRELEAWGARFTHGAAGALDLGLEGGHSARRIVHAKDFTGREIERALVSAVRKNPRIKIMENTLILDLLLKANPAQTPPAQNRALGAVVLNQGVLLPVRAKRVVLATGGAGKIYLYTTNPDIATGDGMAIAWRAGVSLKNLEFVQFHPTCLYHPKLRNFLISEAVRGEGAILKNRRGKAFMKSYDARGELAPRDVVARSIDAELKKTGNEFVYLDISHKSESFLKNRFPNIFERLLSVGIDMAKDPVPVVPAAHYFCGGVKADVAGGTELPGLYAIGEVACTGLHGANRLASNSLLEACAMAHYAAEALRKETPQTNGKAAVGVLSVTRWGEKTLADSDVNTLIAHNWDETRRLMANYVGIVRSRDRLTRAARRLALIQVEVEELVRTYAPNQDLAELWNILALAQAVVASGLLRKESRGLHYMLDYPDKNPKFAKPMEVSWAHQGKIIAR from the coding sequence ATGCCCAACAAAAATTCAGCCGCTGAACCGATCGTTACGGATATTTTGGTCGCCGGATCGGGCATCGCCGGGCTTTCTTTTGCGCTGAAAGCCGCCGATTATGCCCATGTGTTGGTGGTCACTAAGAAAGAATTGGTTGAGGCCAATACGAATTACGCCCAAGGCGGCCTGGCCGCGGCTTTGGATGCCGCGGATTCCGCCGAACGCCATGTCCAAGACACGATCAAATGCGGGGACGGCCTCTGCGAAGAACCCGTGGCGCGCCAAATCGTGGCCGAGGCGCCGCGTTTCGTGCGGGAACTGGAAGCTTGGGGCGCGCGCTTCACTCATGGCGCGGCCGGCGCGTTGGATTTGGGCTTGGAAGGCGGGCATTCCGCCCGGCGCATCGTTCATGCCAAGGATTTCACGGGCCGTGAAATCGAGCGCGCCTTGGTGTCTGCGGTGCGCAAAAATCCGCGCATTAAAATCATGGAAAACACCTTGATTTTGGACCTTTTGCTCAAAGCGAATCCGGCCCAAACGCCGCCGGCCCAAAACCGCGCGCTTGGGGCCGTTGTGCTGAATCAGGGCGTTCTCTTGCCGGTCCGGGCCAAACGGGTTGTGCTGGCCACCGGCGGCGCCGGAAAAATTTATCTCTACACCACCAATCCCGATATCGCCACCGGCGATGGCATGGCCATCGCCTGGCGCGCCGGCGTTTCTCTTAAAAATTTGGAATTCGTCCAGTTTCACCCCACCTGTCTTTATCATCCGAAGTTAAGGAATTTCCTGATTTCAGAAGCGGTGCGCGGTGAGGGGGCGATTTTGAAGAACCGGCGCGGCAAAGCCTTCATGAAAAGTTACGACGCCCGGGGAGAGCTGGCGCCCAGGGACGTGGTGGCCCGGTCCATCGACGCCGAGCTTAAAAAAACCGGAAACGAATTTGTTTATTTAGATATCAGCCATAAGAGCGAGTCATTTTTGAAAAATCGATTCCCGAACATTTTTGAGCGGCTTTTATCGGTGGGCATCGACATGGCCAAGGACCCCGTTCCAGTCGTTCCTGCGGCGCATTATTTTTGCGGGGGCGTTAAAGCGGACGTGGCGGGGGGCACCGAGCTCCCCGGCCTTTACGCCATCGGCGAGGTGGCTTGCACGGGTTTGCACGGCGCCAATCGTTTGGCGTCCAATTCCTTGCTGGAAGCCTGCGCCATGGCGCATTACGCGGCCGAGGCGCTTCGCAAAGAAACGCCTCAAACCAACGGTAAAGCCGCCGTCGGCGTTTTATCGGTGACGCGCTGGGGCGAGAAAACCCTAGCCGACTCCGACGTTAACACGCTGATCGCTCACAATTGGGATGAAACCCGCAGGCTGATGGCCAATTACGTGGGCATCGTTCGAAGCCGGGACCGATTGACGAGGGCCGCGCGCCGGCTGGCTTTGATTCAAGTCGAGGTCGAGGAACTGGTGCGCACCTACGCTCCGAATCAGGATTTGGCCGAGCTGTGGAATATTTTGGCCCTGGCCCAGGCGGTAGTGGCGAGCGGCCTTTTGCGCAAGGAGTCCCGCGGCCTTCACTATATGCTCGATTACCCCGATAAAAATCCAAAATTCGCCAAACCAATGGAAGTGTCCTGGGCGCATCAGGGGAAAATCATTGCCCGCTAA
- a CDS encoding GDP-mannose 4,6-dehydratase, whose translation MKILITGGAGFIGSHLADNCLESGHKVVLLDNLDPQVHGEGGAKAARIQGADFIHGDVTDPKAMLKALDGVDAVAHLAATVGVGQSMYEVVYYTHANVTGTACLYQTIIKNRLPVKKIVVASSMSAYGEGLYRCERCAKNVRGQMRPEQRLKSGLWELECPQCHGALKPVGTPETEMFHCESIYALSKRDTEEIAIMLGRSHNLPTVALRFFNVFGTGQSLSNPYTGVAAIFFSRILNERSPVIYEDGLQSRDFIHVRDVARAVRLSLESPVKDRVFNVGRGQAVTIAQVADLALKAAGRKGRIAADINGAYRTGDVRHCFADAQAIRRELRWEPRVSLEEGFEELYAWAKQSQAHDHFDRAAEELKRYGLVKPAGKTSPKASV comes from the coding sequence ATGAAAATTTTGATTACCGGCGGCGCTGGATTCATCGGGTCTCATCTGGCCGACAATTGTTTGGAATCCGGCCACAAAGTCGTCCTTCTCGACAATTTGGACCCTCAGGTTCATGGAGAAGGCGGCGCTAAAGCCGCCCGGATCCAGGGCGCTGATTTTATTCATGGAGATGTCACCGATCCCAAGGCCATGCTGAAGGCTTTAGACGGGGTTGACGCCGTGGCGCATTTGGCTGCGACCGTGGGCGTGGGCCAAAGCATGTACGAAGTCGTTTACTATACGCATGCCAATGTGACGGGCACGGCGTGCTTGTATCAGACCATCATTAAAAACCGCTTACCCGTCAAAAAAATCGTGGTCGCCTCCAGCATGAGCGCCTACGGCGAAGGGTTGTATCGCTGCGAGCGCTGCGCCAAAAACGTGCGCGGGCAAATGCGCCCGGAACAACGCCTCAAAAGCGGGCTTTGGGAACTCGAATGCCCGCAATGCCATGGCGCGCTCAAGCCCGTGGGAACTCCGGAAACCGAGATGTTTCATTGCGAGAGCATCTACGCCTTAAGCAAGCGCGATACCGAGGAAATCGCGATTATGCTCGGACGTTCACACAATTTGCCGACCGTCGCTTTGCGGTTTTTTAATGTGTTTGGAACCGGGCAATCATTGTCCAATCCGTACACCGGAGTCGCGGCCATCTTTTTTTCGAGGATTCTCAATGAGCGGTCTCCGGTCATTTATGAAGACGGGCTGCAATCTAGGGATTTCATCCATGTCCGTGATGTGGCGCGGGCCGTGCGTTTGTCGCTGGAGAGTCCGGTCAAAGACCGCGTTTTTAACGTGGGGCGGGGCCAGGCCGTGACCATCGCCCAGGTCGCGGATTTGGCTTTGAAAGCAGCGGGCCGCAAAGGGCGCATCGCCGCGGATATCAACGGCGCTTATCGCACCGGCGATGTCCGGCATTGTTTTGCCGACGCTCAAGCCATCAGGCGGGAACTCAGATGGGAGCCTCGCGTCAGCCTTGAAGAGGGTTTTGAGGAGCTCTATGCCTGGGCTAAGCAGTCTCAGGCTCACGATCATTTTGACCGGGCCGCTGAAGAGTTAAAGCGTTATGGTTTGGTCAAGCCCGCCGGCAAAACTAGCCCAAAAGCCAGCGTTTAA
- the hemA gene encoding glutamyl-tRNA reductase: MLRFFTVGASHKSVPVAGLEELSRRWGAEADGALNKFREHLGQAASELCVLATCNRYEVYGAGSEEIQESLKRRLNESLGSSAACYSFHNGEAVRHVFRVAAGLDSMVLGETEILGQVKTAYETARQGGFTGQVLNTIFQKALAVGKRARSETRLSQGRLSVASVALELAGKIFADIKNCTVAVVGSGAMGTETARNLVWARPKNTLFLSRSLERAQALAREFGGQAATLDELPRALRIADIMVTQLSVETPAITRALVGQALLERTRDLFILDIGFPRNVEDAVGRLARTYLYNIDDLKGIAQANARNRQEEAEKAAVIIDKELEEFWPQTSTRLNALKWERAVPALH; encoded by the coding sequence TTGTTGCGGTTTTTTACCGTCGGCGCCAGCCATAAAAGCGTTCCGGTCGCCGGTCTTGAAGAATTATCCCGGCGTTGGGGCGCCGAGGCGGACGGCGCTTTAAATAAATTTCGCGAACACCTCGGTCAAGCCGCGTCCGAGCTTTGCGTGCTGGCAACCTGCAATCGTTATGAGGTTTACGGCGCGGGATCCGAAGAAATTCAAGAATCGCTGAAGCGGCGCCTTAACGAATCATTGGGCTCTTCCGCCGCGTGTTACTCGTTTCATAACGGCGAGGCCGTCCGCCATGTTTTCCGGGTGGCGGCGGGGCTGGACTCCATGGTTTTAGGCGAAACCGAGATTTTGGGCCAGGTCAAAACAGCCTATGAAACCGCGCGCCAAGGGGGGTTCACCGGGCAGGTGCTCAACACCATTTTTCAAAAGGCCCTGGCCGTCGGCAAACGCGCGCGCTCTGAAACCCGGCTTTCCCAGGGCCGTTTGTCCGTGGCTTCGGTCGCGCTGGAGCTGGCGGGAAAAATTTTTGCCGATATCAAAAATTGCACCGTGGCCGTGGTCGGTTCCGGAGCCATGGGCACGGAAACCGCCAGGAATCTGGTCTGGGCCAGGCCCAAAAACACTCTATTCTTAAGCCGCAGTTTGGAGCGCGCCCAGGCCTTGGCCCGGGAGTTCGGCGGCCAGGCGGCGACGCTTGATGAGTTGCCGCGCGCCCTGCGCATCGCGGATATCATGGTGACCCAGCTTTCCGTGGAAACGCCTGCGATCACCCGGGCTCTGGTCGGGCAAGCCCTGCTCGAGCGCACGAGGGATCTTTTTATCTTGGATATCGGTTTTCCCAGGAACGTGGAGGACGCGGTCGGCCGCTTGGCCCGGACTTATCTTTATAATATCGATGACTTGAAAGGCATTGCCCAGGCGAACGCCCGCAACCGCCAGGAAGAAGCCGAAAAAGCCGCCGTCATTATCGACAAGGAGCTTGAAGAATTTTGGCCTCAAACATCAACCCGGCTCAACGCATTAAAGTGGGAACGCGCGGTTCCCGCCTTGCACTGA
- the uvrA gene encoding excinuclease ABC subunit UvrA codes for METHRRSPGSTTDDQIVVHGARVHNLKNVHCELPRNSFVVVTGVSGSGKSSLAFDTIYAEGQRRYVESLSAYARQFLELMDKPDVDYITGLSPAISIEQRTPSHNPRSSVATQTEIYDYLRLLFARVGTPHCAVCGDEVRAMSASEIIAALLKDFDGQELTLYAPLVRGRTGTYEALFKKLRAAGWVRVRVNGKTAALDGKLPKLSRYVKHTIEIEIDRLRVAAGSKERLAESVEAALRESRGLIQIEGKGVSRLHSQHLSCPRCHTSIPEMEPRLFSFNSPYGACPSCEGLGANLEIAPELVVPDQNKTLDEGAIHAWAEPITTRTHRWKGSWRSYYGEILDGLCRNQGIPKHLPWKKLPKAGRELLLYGGGSYRVHWMSRNKDFEGVIGGLKRRYQETDSVFVKEEIMRRYMQRLSCKSCQGKRLKKEALCVTVGALNIATATALSIERAFHFFRDLKLSESKQQIARQVLKEITTRLGFLTNVGLGYLTLDRESQTLSGGEAQRIHLATQIGSGLVGVLYVLDEPTIGLHPKDNTLLLAVLKQLRDQGNTLLTVEHDEETIRTADWIVDLGPGGGEHGGNIVYGGPLEGLLKSKDSLTAQYLNGVKKVADLKSKVRGPDRNARLLIKGARQFNLKNIDVTIPLGRFVCVTGVSGSGKSTLVHEVLYKAAAKRFYGAKEPPGAHDAIEGWASIDKALLVDQDPIGRTPRSNPATYTEVWSPIRELFALLPESRRRGYKPGRFSFNVPGGRCENCSGDGMLKIEMQFLADVYVTCDSCRGRRFNEETLEVRFEGRSIADILESPVSAALEIFKDFPKIQRMLKVLQEVGLGYIKLGQSATTLSGGEAQRVKLAAELAKFATGRTLYILDEPTTGLHFDDVAKLLGVLHRLVDQGNTVLVIEHNADIIRCADWIIDLGPDGGDAGGELVAQGSPETIKAASRSHTGRYI; via the coding sequence ATGGAAACACACCGCCGGAGTCCGGGATCGACGACGGACGATCAAATCGTCGTTCACGGAGCGCGCGTGCACAATTTAAAGAACGTGCATTGCGAGCTGCCCAGGAATTCGTTCGTGGTCGTCACCGGAGTGTCGGGTTCCGGCAAATCATCCTTGGCCTTCGACACGATTTACGCCGAGGGCCAGCGCCGGTATGTCGAAAGCCTGTCCGCTTATGCGCGGCAGTTTTTGGAATTGATGGATAAGCCGGATGTCGACTACATCACCGGCCTTTCTCCCGCGATTTCCATCGAGCAGCGCACGCCCTCGCACAACCCGCGCTCGAGCGTCGCCACACAGACGGAAATTTACGATTACCTGAGGCTGTTGTTCGCCCGCGTCGGCACGCCGCATTGCGCGGTTTGCGGCGACGAAGTCCGCGCCATGTCGGCCAGCGAAATCATCGCCGCCTTGCTGAAGGATTTTGACGGTCAAGAGCTGACGTTGTACGCGCCTTTGGTGCGCGGCCGCACCGGCACCTATGAGGCGCTGTTTAAAAAACTGCGGGCCGCCGGTTGGGTGCGGGTTCGCGTCAACGGAAAAACGGCGGCTTTAGACGGCAAATTGCCCAAGCTCTCGCGATATGTCAAGCACACGATTGAAATTGAAATCGACCGTTTGCGGGTGGCCGCCGGTTCCAAAGAGAGGCTGGCGGAAAGCGTCGAAGCCGCGTTAAGGGAATCCCGGGGGTTGATTCAAATCGAGGGCAAGGGCGTCAGCCGCCTTCATTCCCAGCATTTGTCCTGCCCGCGCTGTCATACCTCGATTCCGGAAATGGAGCCCAGGCTGTTTTCCTTCAACAGCCCTTACGGGGCTTGCCCGAGTTGCGAGGGATTGGGCGCGAATCTTGAAATCGCGCCGGAGCTGGTGGTGCCCGATCAAAACAAAACGCTCGATGAAGGCGCGATTCATGCCTGGGCCGAGCCCATCACCACGCGCACGCACCGATGGAAAGGTTCCTGGCGCTCTTATTACGGCGAAATTTTGGACGGTCTTTGCCGCAATCAGGGCATCCCCAAGCATTTGCCCTGGAAGAAGCTGCCCAAAGCCGGCCGCGAGCTGTTGCTTTACGGCGGCGGTTCTTACCGCGTTCATTGGATGAGCCGCAATAAAGATTTTGAAGGCGTAATCGGGGGATTGAAGCGGCGCTATCAAGAGACGGATTCCGTTTTTGTCAAAGAAGAAATCATGCGCCGCTATATGCAGCGGCTCTCTTGCAAATCCTGCCAGGGCAAGCGGCTGAAAAAAGAAGCTCTTTGCGTCACGGTGGGCGCTTTGAACATCGCGACGGCAACCGCTTTATCCATCGAGCGCGCGTTCCACTTTTTCAGGGACCTCAAGCTTTCCGAAAGCAAACAGCAAATCGCCCGGCAAGTGTTGAAGGAAATCACGACCAGGCTGGGTTTTTTGACCAATGTGGGTTTGGGTTATTTGACCTTGGACCGGGAGTCTCAAACATTGTCCGGCGGCGAAGCCCAGCGCATTCATTTGGCCACTCAAATCGGCAGCGGGTTGGTGGGCGTCCTCTATGTGCTTGACGAGCCCACCATCGGGCTTCACCCCAAGGACAATACGTTGTTGTTGGCCGTATTGAAGCAGTTGCGCGATCAAGGCAATACCTTGTTGACCGTCGAGCATGATGAAGAAACGATCCGCACCGCGGACTGGATCGTGGACTTGGGCCCCGGCGGCGGCGAACATGGCGGCAACATCGTTTACGGCGGGCCGCTCGAGGGGCTGCTCAAGTCCAAGGATTCGTTGACCGCGCAATACCTCAACGGCGTCAAAAAAGTCGCGGATTTAAAATCGAAGGTTCGCGGCCCCGATCGCAACGCCCGGCTTCTCATCAAGGGCGCGCGGCAATTCAATTTGAAAAATATCGACGTGACCATTCCCTTGGGCCGTTTTGTCTGCGTCACCGGGGTGTCGGGCTCCGGCAAATCCACCTTGGTTCATGAGGTGTTGTACAAGGCTGCGGCCAAACGTTTTTACGGCGCCAAAGAGCCGCCCGGCGCGCATGACGCCATCGAAGGCTGGGCTTCGATCGACAAAGCGCTGCTCGTGGATCAGGACCCCATCGGCCGCACGCCCAGATCGAACCCGGCCACGTACACCGAAGTATGGTCGCCGATTCGGGAATTGTTCGCTCTGTTGCCCGAGTCGCGCCGCCGGGGGTATAAACCCGGACGGTTTTCTTTTAACGTGCCCGGGGGTCGCTGCGAAAACTGTTCAGGGGACGGCATGCTCAAAATCGAAATGCAGTTTTTAGCCGATGTTTACGTGACCTGCGACTCCTGCAGGGGCCGCCGGTTCAACGAAGAAACGCTCGAGGTGCGTTTTGAAGGACGCTCGATCGCGGATATTTTGGAGAGCCCCGTATCCGCGGCTCTTGAGATTTTTAAAGATTTTCCCAAAATTCAGCGCATGCTTAAAGTGTTGCAAGAGGTGGGGTTGGGTTATATCAAGCTGGGGCAATCCGCCACCACGCTCTCCGGCGGCGAAGCCCAGCGCGTCAAGCTCGCGGCCGAGCTCGCCAAATTCGCCACCGGGCGCACGCTGTATATTTTGGATGAGCCGACCACCGGGCTGCATTTCGATGACGTGGCCAAGCTGTTGGGCGTTTTGCATCGCCTGGTCGATCAAGGCAACACGGTGTTGGTCATCGAGCACAATGCGGATATTATCCGTTGCGCTGATTGGATTATCGATCTCGGCCCCGACGGCGGGGACGCGGGCGGCGAACTGGTGGCCCAGGGTTCCCCGGAAACCATCAAGGCCGCGTCGCGTTCTCATACCGGACGTTATATTTAA
- a CDS encoding metallophosphoesterase: MRPFSILLLFLVAPVHGRAYDFEIPEGKIVVFGDSRVITPTERLRGREDPGFRVPANIYRGAAEERPVAVFHAGDIVSMGFARSRWLGGWDVFAEHVRPIVDGNIPFFPAIGNHDYYGIQRHALRNFYEMFPYLSRTFYSVKSGRVLYLLLDSNRTFIAAGGLDQTELAWLEETVRLGDNDPDVKFIVPIFHHPAYSYLGHPSGTGPDSRWVLERFVPVFERSSKVRLVFSGHIHIYERRHVEPVVYVITGGGGSPRHYASDDHLRRRLSGPGQPNPGDVVRTDFHYMRVTPAGDALRVEMIQLDESGSRNVGDSFVVVSESSSAVLPVR, encoded by the coding sequence TTGAGACCGTTCTCAATCCTTTTATTGTTTTTGGTTGCGCCTGTTCATGGGCGGGCCTATGATTTTGAAATTCCGGAGGGTAAAATCGTCGTTTTCGGGGACAGCCGCGTTATCACGCCCACCGAGCGTTTAAGAGGCAGGGAAGATCCCGGCTTTCGCGTGCCGGCCAACATTTATCGCGGCGCCGCCGAAGAACGCCCGGTCGCCGTTTTTCACGCCGGGGATATCGTGTCCATGGGTTTCGCCAGAAGCCGATGGTTGGGTGGTTGGGACGTTTTTGCCGAGCATGTGCGCCCGATTGTGGATGGGAACATTCCGTTTTTCCCGGCCATCGGCAATCACGATTATTATGGAATCCAGCGGCATGCTCTTAGGAATTTTTATGAGATGTTTCCTTATCTCAGCAGGACGTTCTACAGCGTCAAATCCGGCCGGGTCCTCTATTTATTGCTCGATTCCAACCGCACGTTTATCGCCGCCGGCGGGCTCGACCAAACCGAATTGGCTTGGCTTGAGGAAACCGTGCGCCTGGGCGACAACGACCCGGATGTAAAATTCATCGTGCCGATTTTTCATCACCCGGCGTATTCGTATCTTGGCCACCCGTCGGGAACAGGGCCCGATTCCCGTTGGGTGTTGGAACGCTTCGTCCCGGTATTTGAACGTTCGTCCAAAGTTCGTCTGGTCTTTTCCGGGCATATCCATATTTACGAACGCCGTCATGTCGAACCCGTGGTTTATGTGATCACCGGGGGCGGGGGTTCCCCGCGCCATTATGCCAGCGATGATCATTTGCGCCGCCGTCTATCTGGGCCAGGACAGCCTAACCCGGGCGATGTCGTGCGTACCGATTTCCATTACATGCGCGTGACGCCCGCCGGTGATGCGCTTCGCGTTGAAATGATTCAATTGGACGAAAGCGGCTCACGGAACGTCGGCGACAGCTTCGTCGTCGTCTCGGAATCATCATCCGCGGTTCTTCCCGTTCGCTGA
- a CDS encoding ATP-binding protein: MDKKRYLESYIETDVSEKMVFLSGPRQVGKTSLALNLLGGDESHPAYFNWDFPDDQKKLLAQEFPPNEKLLVFDEIHKYKRWRNWLKGLYDKTRSRRRYLVTGSARLDYYARGGDALTGRYHFYQLHPFSLAEIDADCRRSSLETLLRFGGFPEPFLAQSQIRWRRWQMERMRQVLRDDLRDLEKVEEVVLVARLAEHIPNTVGSPLSINNLREDLQVAHRTVQNWLNILERLFVIFRVAPFGAATIRAVKKEQKTYLWDWSSVPEPGPRFENFVAGQLLKYCHFVEQTQGHRMELRYIRDTDRREVDFVVVKDRKPLFAVEAQLSDAPVSASIAYFAQRLSIPEFYVVHLGVKDYEHGSLPLRVLPFQKFASELKLP, encoded by the coding sequence ATGGACAAAAAACGCTACCTTGAATCCTACATTGAAACCGACGTCAGCGAAAAAATGGTTTTTCTTAGCGGGCCGCGCCAGGTTGGAAAGACATCTTTAGCCCTTAATTTGTTGGGAGGCGATGAATCTCACCCAGCCTATTTCAATTGGGATTTTCCGGACGATCAGAAAAAATTGTTGGCTCAAGAATTCCCGCCCAACGAAAAATTGCTTGTTTTTGATGAAATCCACAAATATAAACGTTGGAGGAATTGGCTTAAAGGGCTCTATGACAAAACACGCAGCCGGCGCCGGTATCTGGTGACCGGCAGCGCAAGGCTTGATTACTATGCCAGAGGAGGGGATGCTTTAACCGGGCGCTATCATTTTTATCAGCTCCACCCTTTCAGCTTGGCCGAGATAGACGCTGATTGCCGCCGCAGTTCTCTGGAGACATTGCTTCGTTTCGGGGGATTCCCCGAGCCGTTTTTGGCTCAATCGCAAATCCGATGGCGGCGTTGGCAAATGGAGCGCATGCGCCAGGTTTTGCGGGATGACTTGCGGGATCTTGAAAAAGTCGAAGAAGTGGTTCTTGTCGCCAGGTTGGCTGAGCATATCCCCAATACCGTCGGGTCTCCTCTGTCGATCAATAACCTTCGGGAAGATTTGCAGGTAGCCCATCGGACCGTGCAAAATTGGCTTAATATTTTGGAGCGGCTTTTTGTCATATTCCGCGTTGCGCCCTTTGGCGCTGCGACCATACGAGCCGTTAAAAAAGAGCAAAAGACCTACCTTTGGGACTGGTCCAGCGTGCCTGAGCCGGGCCCGAGGTTTGAAAATTTTGTCGCCGGCCAATTATTGAAATATTGTCACTTTGTGGAGCAAACGCAAGGGCATAGGATGGAATTGCGCTATATTCGGGATACAGATAGACGCGAAGTTGATTTTGTAGTCGTCAAAGACAGAAAACCGCTCTTTGCCGTCGAAGCTCAATTAAGTGATGCTCCGGTGTCCGCCTCCATCGCTTACTTTGCGCAGCGGTTATCCATCCCTGAGTTTTATGTTGTTCATTTAGGCGTTAAAGATTACGAGCATGGATCATTGCCCTTGCGGGTTCTGCCTTTTCAA